Part of the Synechococcales cyanobacterium T60_A2020_003 genome is shown below.
CTGACCCACGTTACCCAAGGCGATAACGTGCTGGTGTCTGCCCACGGTAACTCGCTGCGTTCGATCATCATGGATCTCGATCAGCTCACTGGCGAGGAAGTAGCCGGACTGGAATTAGCAACAGGAGTACCGATTATTTACGAAATTGATGCAAACGGACAAATTTTAGAAAAAGTAGTTTTGGATAAACAGGTAGGAGCGATCGCCTAGTCGGTAGCCTGTTCGCAGATAATAACTGATGGATGGATATGACAGAGGTTTGCTATGGATAAGCGCGCACTTTGGCAACGCTATCAAGATTGGCTCTACTATCACGACGGCTTGGATATTTACCTGGATATCAGCCGGATTGCTTTCAGTGCAGAGGATGTGGCTGCCCTAGAGCCAAAGTTTTCGAAAGCGTTTCAAGCTATGGATGCCCTCGAAAAGGGGGCGATCGCCAATCCTGATGAAGAACGGATGGTGGGTCATTACTGGTTACGAGATCCGGAGCGATCGCCCTCCAGCGAGATCAAAGCCGAAATTCAAACCACCTTAGATCAGATCCATACCTTTGTTCAGAAGATTCATGCGGGCGATATTCGACCTCCCCAAGCTACTAAGTTTACCGATGTATTATCGGTGGGAATCGGCGGCTCTGCCTTGGGGCCTCAATTCGTTGCCGAAGCCCTCGCCCCTGAACACCCGCCCATGGCGATCCACTTTATTGACAATACCGATCCCGCCGGGATCGATCGCGTGTTGACGGCTCTTAAGCCCCGCCTAAATAGTACCCTTGTGCTAGTCACCAGCAAATCGGGGGGCACGCCCGAGACCCGCAACGGCATGGTTGAGGTAAAGCATTATTACGAACGCAACGGCCTCAACTTTGCTGACCATGCGGTCGCTGTCACCATGCTAGGCAGCAAAATGGATCAACTTGCAAAATCTGAAGGCTGGCTAGCTGTCTTTCCGATGTTCGACTGGATCGGGGGACGGACTTCCGAAATGTCTGCGGTTGGACTGTTACCCGCCGCTCTGCAAGGCGTTGATATCCAGGCGATGCTGGCTGGCGCGAAGGACATGGATGAGGCGACTCGTATTTCCAACCTCCGCAAGAATCCGGCAGCCC
Proteins encoded:
- a CDS encoding glucose-6-phosphate isomerase, which codes for MDKRALWQRYQDWLYYHDGLDIYLDISRIAFSAEDVAALEPKFSKAFQAMDALEKGAIANPDEERMVGHYWLRDPERSPSSEIKAEIQTTLDQIHTFVQKIHAGDIRPPQATKFTDVLSVGIGGSALGPQFVAEALAPEHPPMAIHFIDNTDPAGIDRVLTALKPRLNSTLVLVTSKSGGTPETRNGMVEVKHYYERNGLNFADHAVAVTMLGSKMDQLAKSEGWLAVFPMFDWIGGRTSEMSAVGLLPAALQGVDIQAMLAGAKDMDEATRISNLRKNPAALLAMSWYVAGEGKGAKDMVVLPYKDSLLLFSRYLQQLVMESLGKETDLDGNTVYQGIAVYGNKGSTDQHAYVQQLREGVPNFFVTFIEVLEDRQGSSVEVEPGVTSGDYLSGLLQGTRQALFENHRGSITVTVPQVNARMVGALIALYERAVGLYASLVNINAYHQPGVEAGKKAAAALLDLQLRIVKTLKQELQPLDLPTLAAKVDAADEVESVYKIVRHLAANHRGVTLTGDRAKPAELTVSMTS